From a region of the Sulfitobacter noctilucicola genome:
- a CDS encoding RidA family protein, with translation MAIKRIHSGGEFESKVGYCRAVVAGGFVHVAGTVGQGDTVEAQCASALDIIGDALKQAGAGFADVVRVTYMLPDRTEFENCWPVLAETFGTNPPAATMIECGLIDPKYRIEIEVTALLPA, from the coding sequence ATGGCGATCAAGCGGATACATTCGGGCGGAGAGTTCGAAAGCAAGGTGGGCTATTGCCGTGCTGTTGTTGCCGGTGGCTTTGTCCATGTGGCAGGGACCGTTGGGCAGGGTGACACGGTTGAAGCACAATGTGCTTCAGCACTCGATATTATCGGTGATGCGTTGAAGCAAGCCGGAGCGGGCTTTGCGGATGTGGTGCGGGTAACATACATGCTGCCAGACCGGACCGAGTTCGAAAACTGTTGGCCTGTGCTTGCTGAAACCTTCGGGACCAACCCGCCTGCGGCGACGATGATCGAATGTGGGTTAATCGACCCGAAATACCGGATCGAGATAGAAGTTACGGCCCTATTGCCAGCATAA
- a CDS encoding FkbM family methyltransferase: protein MATAAKKKTHVAECHGVKVPDSPMLNPMRIERINAARYEGQEIAGALDVVRKGDKVLELGAGIGLVGAVVAKNAKPSKVMSFEANPGLIEHITALYRLNRLGTKIEVRNEVLISAPDAPKTLPFHIRNSYLGSSLIDSDSRATTRVDVPTADYTKLHADFAPDVLLMDIEGGELEFLRHANLEGIRAIVVEFHPEAYGRAGMQECKSILENAGFGKVEGQSTRLVWTCVHDAGLRPPLPDGGWSTEIDTVENAIVVPPSEQGFVQKAGVLTADGHYKPSGALWRNGRALTTQPPMPEGELAERKGTWLWGGVLWMHFGHFLVESAARLWALDQIDTPIDGVIFVPKRPRNGSEVLGYQQEFVNLMGRDIPVVCLAEPEKVERLIVPGQGFGLGAMTPGTDAFRSAFAKNFAHGVAPEGSEKVYISRSDLPAGRGNLIGERELEEYLKSDGYTIYHPEKHDIRHQIATYKAARKIIAAEGSALHMVALVADPEADVALVVRRPSGATRNLEVHLESFTGKKPTTVTQLIRSWKPRGPSKPRHWMGELDMPALQSELASGGFISESGSTWISLEPEEVQKRLGDRFEEVA from the coding sequence ATGGCCACTGCTGCAAAAAAGAAGACACATGTTGCCGAATGCCATGGTGTAAAAGTGCCCGACAGCCCGATGCTCAATCCGATGAGAATCGAACGCATCAATGCAGCGCGCTATGAGGGGCAAGAAATTGCAGGGGCGCTCGACGTCGTGCGCAAGGGCGACAAGGTACTGGAACTGGGTGCCGGCATCGGATTGGTCGGCGCAGTCGTGGCCAAGAACGCAAAACCTTCAAAGGTCATGTCATTTGAAGCCAACCCCGGCCTGATCGAACACATCACGGCGCTCTATAGATTGAACCGTCTGGGAACGAAGATCGAGGTCCGAAACGAGGTTCTGATCAGCGCACCGGATGCCCCAAAGACATTGCCGTTCCATATCCGCAATTCCTACCTTGGATCGTCGCTCATTGATTCTGACAGTCGCGCCACCACACGTGTGGACGTCCCCACCGCGGATTACACCAAATTACACGCTGACTTTGCCCCCGATGTTCTACTCATGGATATCGAAGGGGGCGAGCTTGAGTTTTTACGCCATGCCAATCTTGAGGGTATTCGGGCGATAGTTGTCGAATTCCACCCCGAAGCCTACGGCAGAGCGGGCATGCAAGAATGCAAATCCATTCTTGAAAACGCGGGCTTTGGCAAAGTGGAAGGTCAATCCACACGTCTTGTGTGGACTTGTGTACATGATGCCGGACTGCGCCCCCCATTGCCGGACGGCGGCTGGAGCACGGAAATCGACACGGTCGAGAACGCCATCGTGGTACCGCCAAGCGAGCAAGGTTTTGTTCAGAAAGCCGGGGTTCTTACTGCGGACGGGCATTACAAGCCATCGGGCGCACTCTGGCGTAATGGAAGGGCGCTCACAACCCAGCCCCCCATGCCTGAAGGAGAGCTTGCCGAGCGCAAGGGAACATGGCTTTGGGGCGGCGTGCTCTGGATGCACTTCGGGCATTTTCTGGTCGAAAGCGCTGCGCGTCTGTGGGCTTTGGACCAGATCGACACTCCTATCGACGGGGTGATTTTTGTCCCGAAACGACCGCGCAATGGCAGTGAAGTGCTCGGCTACCAACAGGAATTCGTTAACCTGATGGGCCGTGACATCCCTGTTGTGTGTCTGGCAGAACCTGAAAAAGTTGAGCGCTTGATTGTGCCCGGCCAAGGCTTCGGGCTTGGTGCCATGACGCCCGGCACCGATGCATTTCGCAGCGCTTTCGCCAAGAATTTCGCCCATGGGGTCGCACCGGAGGGCAGCGAAAAGGTCTATATCAGCCGCAGTGATCTTCCGGCAGGTCGCGGAAATCTCATTGGTGAACGCGAACTGGAAGAATATCTGAAATCAGATGGTTACACGATATACCACCCCGAGAAACACGATATCCGTCACCAGATTGCCACCTACAAAGCGGCCCGCAAAATCATTGCGGCTGAAGGGTCTGCCTTGCATATGGTCGCATTGGTCGCCGATCCCGAAGCGGATGTCGCCCTCGTTGTGCGCCGCCCCTCAGGTGCGACACGCAATCTCGAAGTTCATCTGGAATCCTTCACCGGCAAGAAACCAACAACCGTCACGCAGCTGATCCGTTCATGGAAGCCACGCGGCCCCTCCAAACCACGACACTGGATGGGAGAGCTGGACATGCCCGCCCTGCAATCGGAACTTGCCAGCGGCGGGTTCATTTCAGAAAGCGGCAGTACCTGGATATCGCTGGAACCGGAAGAAGTGCAAAAACGCCTCGGGGACCGGTTTGAGGAAGTCGCATAA
- a CDS encoding NADH:ubiquinone oxidoreductase subunit NDUFA12, which yields MGILNTVFRGLTWWNRATLNTQFFTWRKGTKVGEDDQGNVYYRNADNTRRWVMFNGDMEASRVSPDWHGWLHHTWDEPPTDKPLAHKVWEKPHTENLTGTMLAYAPAGSIRQEKPKDRSDYEAWSPE from the coding sequence ATGGGCATTTTGAATACAGTTTTCAGAGGTTTGACATGGTGGAACCGCGCCACCCTGAACACGCAGTTCTTCACGTGGCGCAAAGGCACCAAAGTGGGTGAAGACGATCAGGGTAATGTCTATTACCGCAACGCAGACAACACGCGCCGCTGGGTGATGTTCAACGGTGATATGGAAGCCAGCAGGGTCAGCCCCGACTGGCACGGCTGGCTGCACCACACATGGGATGAGCCACCCACAGACAAACCTTTGGCGCACAAGGTTTGGGAAAAGCCGCATACTGAAAATTTGACCGGCACAATGCTGGCCTATGCGCCTGCGGGTTCGATCCGTCAGGAAAAGCCGAAAGACCGCTCTGATTACGAGGCGTGGAGCCCAGAGTGA
- a CDS encoding DUF2155 domain-containing protein, translating into MWKSLTLIGFLAAAVAVPAYAQNVTSATGGVLRALDKTSGQTADIEIRSGQAVSHGLLEIVMTDCRYPAGNPSGNAYAALEISERGKPGVVFSGWMIASAPALSAMEHPRYDVWVIRCTTS; encoded by the coding sequence ATGTGGAAGTCATTGACGTTGATCGGTTTTTTAGCCGCCGCTGTCGCTGTACCTGCCTACGCGCAAAATGTGACAAGCGCTACGGGTGGTGTTCTGCGTGCGCTTGATAAAACGTCCGGTCAGACCGCCGATATCGAAATCAGAAGCGGTCAGGCGGTAAGCCATGGGTTGCTTGAAATCGTGATGACCGATTGCCGGTATCCCGCTGGCAACCCTTCCGGCAATGCATATGCTGCGCTGGAAATTTCAGAGCGCGGCAAGCCGGGCGTCGTGTTTTCAGGGTGGATGATCGCATCCGCGCCAGCACTTTCGGCGATGGAACATCCACGCTACGACGTTTGGGTCATCCGCTGCACAACATCATAA
- the aat gene encoding leucyl/phenylalanyl-tRNA--protein transferase gives MSELTPELLLHGYRIGIFPMAEHRDDPEIFWVDPERRGIMPLDGFHLSRSLAKAMRRTPFDVKINTVFDDVVAACADRADTWINDEIAGLYSALHDIGHAHSLEIWDQDDLVGGVYGVTLGSAFFGESMFSRRTNASKMALAALVDRLNHTGFTLFDTQFLTTHLASLGAIEIPRRTYQARLQKAQQTAALFTQGPVATLYDVVQRMTQTS, from the coding sequence ATGTCTGAACTGACGCCGGAACTGCTGCTCCACGGATACCGTATCGGAATTTTCCCGATGGCCGAACATAGGGACGACCCGGAGATTTTCTGGGTCGATCCGGAGCGGCGTGGCATTATGCCACTCGACGGCTTTCACCTCTCGCGTTCTTTGGCCAAGGCGATGCGGCGCACCCCATTCGACGTCAAGATTAACACCGTTTTTGACGATGTTGTTGCTGCCTGCGCAGATCGTGCAGACACATGGATCAATGACGAAATTGCAGGGCTATACAGCGCGCTGCACGATATTGGTCACGCCCATTCATTGGAAATCTGGGATCAAGACGATCTTGTCGGCGGGGTCTACGGAGTAACATTGGGCAGTGCTTTTTTTGGAGAAAGCATGTTCTCGCGACGTACCAACGCATCCAAAATGGCGCTTGCCGCACTGGTTGACCGGCTGAACCACACAGGCTTCACGCTATTTGATACACAGTTCCTGACGACCCATCTCGCATCATTGGGGGCAATCGAAATTCCCAGACGGACCTATCAAGCGCGTTTGCAAAAGGCGCAACAAACAGCGGCCCTGTTCACTCAAGGCCCGGTCGCGACACTTTATGATGTTGTGCAGCGGATGACCCAAACGTCGTAG
- the accC gene encoding acetyl-CoA carboxylase biotin carboxylase subunit: MFNKILVANRGEIALRVIRAAREMGIASVAVHSTADSDAMHVRMADESVCVGPPSSAQSYLSIPSIIAACEITGAEAIHPGYGFLSENAAFVQVIEDHGLTFIGPTAEHIRVMGDKITAKETMRKLGVPCVPGSDGGVANLADARALGEEMGYPVIIKATAGGGGKGMKVAQTAADMERAFQTARAEGQSNFGNDEVYIEKYLTTPRHIEIQVFGDGKGRAVHLGERDCSLQRRHQKVFEEAPGPAITAEERARIGKVCADAMADINYIGAGTIEFLYEDGEFYFIEMNTRLQVEHPVTEAIFGVDLVREQIRVASGMDMSFVQEDLHINGHAIEVRINAEKLPNFSPCPGRITQYHAPGGLGVRMDSALYDGYSIPPYYDSLIGKLIVHGRDRPEALARLNRALGELIVDGVDTTIPLFDALLQEKDIHTGEYNIHWLEHWLENLSADA, encoded by the coding sequence ATGTTCAACAAAATCCTTGTCGCCAACCGTGGTGAAATCGCGTTGCGCGTGATCCGCGCCGCGCGCGAAATGGGCATCGCCTCAGTGGCGGTTCATTCCACAGCTGACAGCGACGCAATGCACGTGCGCATGGCTGACGAATCCGTTTGCGTCGGCCCGCCTTCTTCTGCGCAGTCCTACCTTTCGATCCCTTCCATCATCGCCGCATGCGAGATCACAGGGGCCGAAGCAATCCACCCCGGCTATGGCTTTCTGTCCGAGAACGCCGCCTTTGTTCAGGTGATCGAAGATCATGGCCTGACGTTTATCGGCCCGACAGCGGAGCATATCCGTGTCATGGGCGACAAAATCACAGCCAAAGAAACGATGCGCAAATTGGGTGTCCCTTGTGTCCCCGGCTCCGACGGTGGCGTGGCAAATCTTGCAGACGCACGCGCCTTGGGTGAGGAAATGGGCTATCCCGTTATCATCAAAGCGACCGCAGGCGGTGGCGGCAAGGGCATGAAAGTGGCACAAACCGCCGCAGACATGGAGCGTGCATTCCAGACAGCGCGTGCCGAAGGCCAGTCCAACTTTGGCAATGACGAAGTCTATATCGAGAAGTACCTCACCACGCCGCGCCATATCGAGATCCAGGTCTTTGGCGACGGTAAAGGCCGCGCCGTGCATTTGGGCGAGCGTGATTGCTCGCTCCAGCGCCGCCATCAGAAAGTTTTCGAAGAAGCCCCCGGCCCCGCGATCACCGCGGAAGAGCGTGCGCGCATCGGTAAGGTCTGCGCGGATGCCATGGCGGACATCAACTATATCGGCGCCGGCACAATCGAGTTTCTGTACGAAGACGGCGAGTTCTATTTCATCGAGATGAATACACGCCTGCAGGTTGAACACCCTGTGACCGAGGCCATCTTTGGTGTCGATCTGGTGCGAGAACAGATACGTGTCGCTTCCGGTATGGATATGTCCTTTGTGCAAGAAGATTTGCACATCAACGGCCATGCCATCGAAGTGCGCATCAACGCGGAGAAGCTGCCGAACTTCAGCCCCTGCCCCGGCCGGATCACGCAGTACCATGCGCCCGGTGGTCTGGGCGTGCGGATGGATAGCGCACTTTATGACGGCTATAGCATTCCGCCTTATTACGACAGCCTGATCGGCAAGCTGATCGTGCATGGTCGTGATCGGCCAGAGGCGTTGGCACGTCTCAACCGCGCTTTAGGTGAGCTGATTGTGGATGGGGTCGATACGACGATCCCGTTGTTTGATGCGCTGTTGCAGGAAAAAGACATCCACACCGGCGAATACAACATCCACTGGCTGGAACATTGGCTGGAAAACCTCAGTGCCGATGCCTGA
- the accB gene encoding acetyl-CoA carboxylase biotin carboxyl carrier protein — MTKNTHDADVAFIRALAELLNENDLTELQVKRDYAEDDSLNVRVSRKPPQQVMAAPAQMAAPAAPAAIAAPVAATPASASEGAADPASHPGAVTSPMVGTVYMQGEPGAPAFITVGATVAEGDTLLIVEAMKTMNHIPAPRAGKIARIMVGDGDAVEFGAPLVIIE; from the coding sequence ATGACAAAAAACACCCATGACGCAGATGTCGCGTTTATTCGGGCATTGGCCGAGCTTTTGAATGAAAACGATCTGACCGAGTTGCAGGTCAAGCGGGACTACGCCGAAGACGACAGTCTGAACGTGCGTGTCAGCCGCAAACCGCCACAACAGGTTATGGCCGCTCCTGCCCAGATGGCGGCTCCTGCCGCACCGGCAGCAATTGCCGCTCCGGTCGCCGCGACACCTGCTTCCGCGAGCGAAGGTGCTGCAGACCCTGCAAGCCACCCCGGTGCTGTCACTTCACCAATGGTCGGAACAGTCTATATGCAGGGCGAACCCGGTGCCCCGGCCTTCATTACCGTTGGTGCCACCGTTGCCGAAGGCGATACATTGCTCATTGTCGAAGCGATGAAGACAATGAACCACATCCCCGCCCCCCGCGCAGGCAAGATTGCGCGGATCATGGTTGGCGACGGCGATGCGGTTGAATTCGGCGCCCCGCTTGTAATCATCGAATAA
- a CDS encoding ABC transporter ATP-binding protein, whose protein sequence is MNTQTLEKNANHAATAPAYLSVWDLEAYYGESYIVQGISFNVHEGEILALLGRNGAGKTSTLRAIARLSSPEVHKGEIWLDHQPLHKMKSHEASAAGLGLVPEDRRIIPGLTVEENLKLAQIAPPVGWSLERLYDLFPRLGERKSQEGTTLSGGEQQMLAIARALARDIKVLLLDEPYEGLAPVIVDEIEKTLGIIKEQGITTILVEQNAVRALQLADRAVILDTGGIVFDGTAQEVLENEALRAEYLAI, encoded by the coding sequence ATGAACACGCAAACGCTTGAGAAAAACGCAAACCACGCAGCCACCGCTCCGGCCTATCTCTCGGTCTGGGATCTCGAAGCCTACTATGGCGAGAGCTACATCGTCCAAGGCATCAGCTTTAATGTGCACGAAGGCGAGATCCTCGCGCTTCTGGGACGAAACGGAGCTGGCAAAACCTCCACCCTGCGGGCCATCGCCCGCCTGTCTTCCCCCGAAGTGCACAAGGGCGAGATCTGGCTCGACCATCAACCGCTGCACAAAATGAAGTCTCACGAGGCATCAGCTGCGGGCTTGGGTCTTGTCCCCGAAGACCGTCGCATCATCCCCGGACTGACAGTCGAGGAAAACCTGAAACTTGCCCAGATCGCACCACCTGTAGGTTGGTCACTGGAACGCCTCTATGATCTGTTCCCACGTCTTGGTGAACGCAAAAGCCAGGAAGGCACGACCCTATCCGGCGGCGAACAGCAAATGCTTGCCATCGCGCGTGCACTTGCCCGCGACATCAAAGTTCTTTTGCTGGATGAGCCGTACGAAGGGCTTGCGCCTGTCATCGTGGACGAGATCGAAAAAACCCTTGGTATCATCAAGGAACAGGGCATCACGACCATTCTGGTCGAGCAGAACGCGGTTCGGGCGCTGCAACTGGCGGATCGTGCTGTGATCCTCGACACTGGTGGAATCGTCTTTGACGGCACCGCACAGGAAGTCCTCGAGAACGAAGCACTGCGCGCCGAATACCTCGCGATCTAA
- a CDS encoding ABC transporter ATP-binding protein, with translation MAILEIKNVNKRFGGLQALGNVNLSVAENSVHAIIGPNGAGKSTLLNCLVGKLIPDTGSVMFAGQSVLGRKPYEINQMGISRVFQTPEIFGDLNVMENMMIPCFAKRDGSFEMNAVASVGSQRDVIEKAEHMLEDMKLIDKREMHAASMSRGDKRRLEIAMCLAQDPRLLLLDEPTAGMARADTNNTIDLLKQIKEERDITIAIIEHDMHVVFSLAERITVLAQGTPLVEDTPDNIKGHPKVREAYLGETQDAA, from the coding sequence ATGGCTATTCTCGAAATCAAAAACGTAAACAAGCGCTTTGGTGGTCTGCAGGCCCTTGGTAATGTGAACCTGAGCGTTGCGGAAAATTCCGTCCACGCGATCATCGGGCCAAACGGTGCCGGCAAGTCCACCTTGCTGAACTGTCTGGTTGGTAAACTGATCCCCGATACGGGTTCCGTGATGTTCGCGGGCCAATCCGTGCTGGGGCGCAAACCATACGAGATCAACCAGATGGGCATCTCCCGCGTTTTCCAGACACCTGAGATCTTCGGCGATCTGAATGTGATGGAAAACATGATGATCCCATGCTTTGCAAAACGCGACGGATCGTTCGAGATGAACGCGGTTGCCTCGGTGGGCAGCCAACGCGACGTCATCGAAAAAGCAGAGCATATGCTGGAAGACATGAAGCTGATCGACAAGCGCGAGATGCACGCGGCATCCATGTCGCGGGGCGACAAGCGCCGTCTCGAAATCGCGATGTGCCTGGCGCAGGATCCACGGCTTTTGTTGCTGGACGAGCCGACAGCGGGGATGGCACGTGCTGACACCAACAACACCATCGATCTGTTGAAACAGATCAAGGAAGAGCGCGACATCACCATCGCCATCATCGAACACGACATGCATGTTGTTTTCTCGCTGGCTGAACGGATCACTGTGCTGGCTCAGGGGACGCCGCTGGTCGAAGACACGCCAGACAACATCAAAGGGCACCCGAAAGTGCGCGAAGCCTATCTTGGCGAAACACAGGACGCGGCATAA
- a CDS encoding branched-chain amino acid ABC transporter permease: MFGLQKNDTRLLIFVAFLAMAAPFLLNPFPVDSAMAQFNAGYPDLMQRFVIFGIFAIGFNLLFGLTGYLSFGHAAFLGLGSYGAVWMFKLLSMNIIPAILLSIIVAGLFALVIGFISLRRSGIYFSILTLAFAQMMFAIAYSDLIGRFVGTPITNGETGLQLALDDPRILGVSATPDGSIPLTNLFGMDMRSVAELEVGGWLFTFSFGYYVCAVLMLLSFYLAIRIFRSPFGLMLRAVKSNQQRMNYTGLNKRPYTLAVFVISGMYAGLAGGLMASMDPLAGAERMQWTASGEVVLMTILGGAGTLIGPVLGAGFIKYFENIFAKINDNVLHSWFSFMPDGIEDMMVAIIHPFVGKGWHLTLGLLFMLVVIFLPGGLVEGGQRIGKMFKRQQPQDDSPDASKTPAE; this comes from the coding sequence ATGTTCGGACTTCAAAAGAACGACACCCGCCTGCTGATCTTTGTCGCATTTCTTGCCATGGCAGCGCCTTTCCTGTTGAACCCCTTTCCGGTCGACAGCGCGATGGCACAGTTTAACGCGGGCTATCCCGACCTGATGCAACGCTTTGTCATCTTCGGTATCTTTGCGATCGGATTTAACCTCCTGTTCGGCCTGACCGGCTACCTCAGCTTTGGCCACGCAGCCTTTCTCGGGCTCGGCTCTTACGGTGCGGTCTGGATGTTCAAACTGCTGAGCATGAACATCATTCCCGCGATCTTGTTGTCGATCATCGTGGCGGGGCTTTTTGCACTCGTTATCGGGTTCATCAGCCTGCGGCGGTCGGGCATCTACTTTTCGATCCTGACGCTCGCCTTTGCCCAGATGATGTTCGCGATTGCCTATTCCGATCTGATTGGCCGCTTCGTGGGCACACCGATCACCAACGGCGAAACAGGTCTGCAACTGGCACTCGATGATCCCCGCATCCTCGGAGTATCGGCAACCCCTGACGGATCGATCCCGCTGACGAACCTCTTTGGCATGGACATGCGTTCCGTGGCCGAGCTTGAGGTCGGAGGCTGGCTCTTTACCTTCTCCTTCGGCTACTACGTCTGTGCCGTCCTGATGCTGCTGTCCTTCTACCTTGCCATCCGTATCTTCCGGTCGCCTTTCGGTCTGATGCTGCGTGCGGTTAAGTCCAACCAGCAGCGAATGAACTACACCGGCCTGAACAAGCGCCCCTACACACTGGCCGTTTTTGTCATCTCCGGCATGTATGCCGGTCTGGCAGGCGGTCTGATGGCCTCCATGGACCCGCTTGCCGGTGCCGAGCGGATGCAGTGGACAGCTTCGGGCGAGGTGGTTTTGATGACCATTCTCGGCGGTGCGGGGACCCTGATCGGTCCGGTTCTTGGTGCAGGTTTCATCAAGTACTTTGAAAACATCTTTGCCAAGATCAACGATAACGTCCTGCACAGCTGGTTCTCGTTCATGCCCGATGGCATCGAGGACATGATGGTCGCGATCATTCACCCCTTCGTGGGCAAGGGATGGCACCTGACGCTTGGTCTGCTGTTCATGCTGGTTGTGATCTTCCTGCCTGGCGGCTTGGTCGAAGGCGGTCAGCGCATCGGCAAGATGTTCAAGCGCCAACAGCCTCAGGACGACTCGCCTGATGCCAGCAAAACACCAGCGGAATAG
- a CDS encoding branched-chain amino acid ABC transporter permease, whose amino-acid sequence MDAILLQFLNGLDKGSAYALIALGLTLIFGTLGVVNFAHGALFMIGAFCSVTLQRILTLSSETLSETEKDFLGNPLKIKTPYVENWFGPEVGGAIIDWAVPLAILLAIPVMLLIGFIMERGLIKHFYKRPHADQILVTFGLAIVLQEVIKYFYGANPIPTPAPSAFVGSFDFGPLLGLDTSLAYPYWRLVYFGFSALIIGAVFAFLQFTTFGMVVRAGMADRETVGLLGIDIDRRFTIMFGIAAAVAGLAGVMYAPINSPNYHMGMDFLVLSFVVVVVGGMGSLPGAVLAGFMLGILESLASMNEVKNILPGIDQIIIYVVAIIILLTRPRGLMGRKGVMEE is encoded by the coding sequence ATGGACGCAATACTTCTTCAATTCTTGAACGGTCTGGACAAAGGCTCCGCATATGCGTTGATCGCCCTTGGTCTGACCCTTATTTTCGGCACGCTCGGTGTTGTGAACTTCGCACACGGTGCGCTGTTCATGATCGGTGCGTTCTGCTCTGTCACCTTGCAGCGCATCCTCACACTCAGCTCCGAGACGCTGTCCGAGACGGAGAAGGATTTTCTGGGCAACCCGCTCAAGATCAAAACGCCTTATGTAGAGAACTGGTTCGGCCCCGAGGTGGGCGGTGCCATCATTGACTGGGCCGTGCCGCTGGCAATCCTGCTGGCAATCCCCGTCATGCTGTTGATCGGTTTCATCATGGAACGTGGTCTGATCAAACACTTCTACAAGCGCCCCCATGCCGATCAGATCCTTGTGACTTTCGGTCTGGCGATCGTTCTGCAGGAGGTAATCAAGTACTTCTATGGTGCGAACCCGATCCCGACGCCCGCACCCTCCGCCTTTGTCGGCAGCTTTGACTTCGGCCCGCTTCTCGGCCTCGATACATCGCTGGCCTACCCCTACTGGCGACTTGTCTACTTCGGGTTTTCCGCGCTGATTATCGGTGCTGTGTTTGCCTTCCTGCAATTCACCACCTTCGGGATGGTTGTTCGCGCCGGTATGGCAGACCGCGAGACCGTCGGCCTTCTGGGCATCGACATCGACCGCCGCTTTACCATTATGTTCGGTATCGCCGCCGCCGTCGCCGGTCTGGCCGGTGTGATGTACGCTCCGATCAACTCTCCCAATTACCATATGGGCATGGACTTCCTCGTTCTCAGCTTTGTGGTTGTTGTTGTGGGTGGCATGGGATCGCTTCCCGGTGCGGTACTTGCGGGCTTCATGCTCGGTATCCTCGAAAGCCTTGCCTCCATGAACGAGGTCAAGAACATCCTGCCCGGTATCGACCAGATCATCATCTATGTGGTCGCCATTATCATCTTGCTGACACGTCCACGTGGCCTCATGGGTCGCAAAGGCGTGATGGAGGAATAA
- a CDS encoding substrate-binding protein codes for MSFSNPTRRGLIKTGAVASAGLALPTYLRADGHSGFTNAPTGSTVTLGFNVPQTGPYAEEGLDELRAQELAVQHLNGEGDGGMMNTFSSKALKGNGILGKKVEFVTGDTQTKSDAARASAKAMIEKDGAVMINGGSSSGVAVAVQGLCQEAGVIFMAGLTHSNDTTGKDKKANGFRHFFNGYMSAAALAPVLNNAYGSDRKAYHLTADYTWGWTQQESIAAATEAMGWETVNNVLTPLASTDFSSYIAPVLNSGADVLVLNHYGGNMVNSLTNAVQFDLLNKEVNGKKFEIVVPLYSELMAAGAGKNVEGVIGSMNWNWQLQDEGSKAFVKSFGEKYGRPPSNSAHTCYVQTLLYADAVERAGTFNPCGVVEALEDFEFDGLGNGPVLYRGDDHQCFKDVLVMKGKENPSNEYDTLEIVEVTPRAQVEYAPDHPMFAGGQLGSCNPGA; via the coding sequence ATGTCATTTTCAAATCCGACACGTCGCGGTCTGATCAAAACGGGTGCTGTTGCCAGCGCCGGTCTTGCGCTGCCGACGTACCTGCGTGCCGATGGCCACTCTGGCTTCACCAACGCACCGACAGGCTCAACTGTAACGCTGGGTTTCAACGTACCCCAGACCGGCCCATACGCCGAAGAAGGTCTTGACGAGCTGCGCGCGCAGGAGCTGGCAGTCCAGCACCTGAACGGCGAAGGCGACGGCGGAATGATGAATACGTTCAGCTCGAAAGCGCTGAAGGGTAACGGTATTCTGGGCAAAAAGGTCGAGTTCGTTACAGGCGACACACAGACCAAGTCAGACGCTGCACGGGCATCCGCAAAAGCGATGATCGAAAAAGACGGCGCTGTCATGATCAACGGTGGCTCATCCTCGGGTGTGGCTGTTGCGGTTCAGGGCCTGTGCCAAGAAGCCGGCGTCATCTTTATGGCGGGCCTCACACACTCCAACGATACAACCGGTAAGGACAAGAAAGCCAACGGCTTCCGTCACTTCTTTAACGGTTACATGTCAGCGGCTGCTCTCGCACCCGTTCTGAACAACGCTTATGGTTCCGACCGTAAGGCATACCACCTGACAGCCGACTACACATGGGGCTGGACACAGCAGGAATCGATTGCCGCGGCAACCGAAGCCATGGGCTGGGAAACAGTGAACAACGTGCTGACGCCACTCGCGTCCACGGACTTCTCTTCCTATATCGCACCAGTGCTGAACTCCGGTGCCGACGTTCTGGTTCTGAACCACTACGGCGGAAACATGGTCAACTCTTTGACAAACGCGGTCCAGTTCGACCTGCTGAACAAAGAAGTGAACGGCAAGAAGTTCGAAATCGTTGTTCCCCTCTACTCCGAGCTGATGGCTGCGGGTGCGGGTAAAAACGTTGAAGGCGTTATCGGCTCCATGAACTGGAACTGGCAGCTGCAGGATGAAGGCTCCAAAGCCTTCGTTAAATCCTTCGGTGAAAAGTATGGCCGTCCACCGTCCAACTCTGCGCACACATGCTATGTTCAGACGCTGCTGTATGCGGATGCTGTCGAGCGTGCGGGCACATTCAACCCATGTGGTGTTGTCGAAGCTCTGGAAGATTTCGAGTTCGACGGCTTGGGCAACGGTCCGGTTCTGTACCGTGGCGATGACCACCAGTGCTTCAAAGACGTGCTTGTTATGAAGGGTAAAGAGAACCCGTCAAACGAATACGACACACTGGAAATCGTTGAAGTGACACCACGTGCTCAGGTCGAGTACGCGCCTGATCACCCAATGTTTGCTGGCGGCCAGCTGGGTTCATGTAACCCCGGCGCGTAA